ACCCACCTATCAGCACGCTATCGACCATGAGGACGTTGCCACTGATTTAGTGTTTTTGGGACTACAGGGCATGATTGATCCACCCCGTCCAGAGGCGATTGCTGCGGTTCATGCCTGTCAGTCAGCGGGTATTCAAGTCAAGATGATTACAGGCGATCACATTGCCACAGCACGGGCGATCGCCCAACGAATGGGCATTCAAACGGCTGCTGGGGTAGTCGCGTTTGCAGGGCAACAGTTGTCTACTATGAATGCGCAGGAACTCCAGCAAGCAGCCGTGGAAGGCTCTGTGTTTGCTAGGGTTGCCCCTGCCCAAAAGCTGCAACTGGTAGAAGCCCTCCAAGCCCAGGGAGAGATTGTAGCGATGACAGGCGATGGGGTCAATGATGCCCCGGCCCTCAAACAAGCTGATATTGGTATTGCCATGGGCAAAGGGGGTACAGAGGTAGCGCGAGAATCGGCTGACATGCTGTTGACTGACGACAACTTTGCTTCCATCGAAGCTGCTGTGGAGGAAGGACGCACCGTGTATCAAAATCTGCGGAAAGCGATCGCGTTTCTGCTGCCCGTTAATGGTGGCGAGTCCATGACGATTTTGATCAGTGCGCTGTTGGCGCGAGAATTGCCGATTTTATCCCTACAAGTCCTCTGGTTAAACATGATCAATTCCATCACCATGACGGTTCCCCTTGCCTTTGAACCAAAATCCCAAGGGACAATGCAGCAGCCGCCCCGCAATCCCAATGAACCCCTGCTAACCCCAAGATTGCTCCGCCGCATTCTAGTGGTGTCAGTCTTCAACTGGATTTTGATTTTT
The sequence above is drawn from the Cyanobacteriota bacterium genome and encodes:
- a CDS encoding HAD-IC family P-type ATPase; this encodes DAIPFESDYQYMATLHDAEPRMIYVKGSVEALLSRCTQMLDAQGHPIALDPGQIKQEVDTMAGQGLRVLAFAQKTAPTYQHAIDHEDVATDLVFLGLQGMIDPPRPEAIAAVHACQSAGIQVKMITGDHIATARAIAQRMGIQTAAGVVAFAGQQLSTMNAQELQQAAVEGSVFARVAPAQKLQLVEALQAQGEIVAMTGDGVNDAPALKQADIGIAMGKGGTEVARESADMLLTDDNFASIEAAVEEGRTVYQNLRKAIAFLLPVNGGESMTILISALLARELPILSLQVLWLNMINSITMTVPLAFEPKSQGTMQQPPRNPNEPLLTPRLLRRILVVSVFNWILIFGLFEWAKSATGDVAVARTMAIQALVAARIVYLVSISQLGVTIVDYVRGRTRAIANASMVMVGIVTAVILQLLFSQWSVMNTLFATAPLTGHQWLICLLPAIPMIPTALLANWIDPPQAVARKR